The following are encoded in a window of Trichocoleus sp. genomic DNA:
- the lptC gene encoding LPS export ABC transporter periplasmic protein LptC produces MKKSMGWMKVIALPLLLITLSMTTWSCRQGDRGADQLAQSSSAAQNPDSNLTFNNITLEQPDEKGQTLWKVKAKQAIYSPDKKTAKVQSPYGQFYQDGKLIYRIQAQQGEVQRNGDRIYMRGEVVATDVENGAVLRGNELEWRPKQDLLIVRGNLRGTHPKLLMSANEGRMLHRQGRMELSGNVEAITQEEPQLRVQGQKVVWLMKQEKIVSDLPVQVQRLQNKTQVTDQANGDSAEVQLTDRIAHLKKNARVTLLEPPLLVTGNSLIWNLKKDTLIADQPVTVVHREQQVTLTAERGQFELKPKVARFSGNVRAIGQKNQSNLASDNLVWTIPTKLLEAEGNVVYNQADPPATLRGPRAIGKLENQTVVVSGGRVVTEIVPE; encoded by the coding sequence ATGAAAAAAAGCATGGGCTGGATGAAAGTGATTGCTTTGCCTCTGTTGCTCATCACGCTTTCGATGACAACTTGGAGCTGTCGTCAGGGAGATCGGGGGGCAGATCAGTTGGCGCAAAGTAGCTCTGCTGCTCAAAATCCTGATAGCAACCTGACATTCAACAACATTACCCTGGAGCAGCCAGACGAAAAGGGACAAACCCTCTGGAAAGTCAAGGCAAAGCAGGCGATCTACAGCCCCGACAAAAAAACGGCAAAAGTTCAGAGTCCTTACGGGCAGTTCTATCAAGACGGCAAGCTGATCTATCGCATTCAGGCACAGCAAGGAGAGGTGCAGCGAAATGGCGATCGCATCTACATGCGCGGTGAGGTTGTAGCAACTGATGTCGAAAATGGAGCTGTTTTACGCGGCAATGAGCTGGAGTGGCGACCCAAGCAAGATTTACTGATCGTTCGGGGCAATTTGCGAGGAACTCACCCTAAGCTTTTGATGAGCGCAAACGAGGGGAGAATGCTGCATCGCCAGGGACGAATGGAACTGTCGGGTAATGTGGAAGCCATCACTCAGGAAGAGCCTCAACTCCGGGTACAGGGGCAAAAAGTGGTCTGGCTGATGAAGCAGGAAAAAATTGTTAGTGATCTGCCTGTTCAGGTGCAGCGCCTGCAAAACAAAACCCAGGTCACCGATCAGGCAAACGGCGACTCTGCCGAAGTGCAACTGACCGATCGCATTGCTCACTTGAAGAAAAATGCCCGAGTTACCTTGCTTGAGCCACCGCTTCTCGTGACTGGAAACTCCCTGATCTGGAACCTCAAAAAGGATACTCTGATTGCCGACCAGCCTGTTACGGTCGTTCATCGAGAACAGCAAGTCACGCTCACTGCTGAACGCGGACAATTTGAGCTCAAACCGAAAGTAGCCAGGTTTTCTGGCAATGTGCGGGCGATCGGGCAGAAGAACCAGTCTAACCTCGCCTCGGATAACCTAGTCTGGACAATTCCCACCAAACTGCTTGAAGCTGAAGGCAATGTCGTTTATAACCAGGCAGATCCTCCTGCAACGCTCCGGGGTCCTAGAGCCATTGGCAAGCTGGAGAACCAAACGGTAGTCGTGAGTGGGGGACGCGTGGTGACTGAGATTGTGCCAGAGTAA
- the metG gene encoding methionine--tRNA ligase, with protein sequence MTFNTKLQSTFAITTPLYYVNDVPHIGSAYTTIAADVTARFQRLRGRPVLMITGTDEHGQKIQRTAEAAGRLPQEHCDLIAGSFASLWEKLNIRVDRFIRTTSPNHAAIVKEFFQRVWERGDIYLGQQQGWYCVSCEEFKEERELLDNHRCPIHTNKEAEWRDEQNYFFRLSAYQEKLEQLYQSRPDFIQPESRRNEVFNFVSRGLQDFSISRVNFDWGFPIPADPNHIIYVWFDALLGYITALLEPGDEPTLANAVAKWWPINIHLIGKDILRFHAVYWPAMLMSAELPVPDRVFGHGFLTKDGQKMGKSLGNTIDPVALTSRYGSDAVRYYFLKEIEFGRDGDFNETRFVNILNADLANDLGNLLNRTLKMAYKYCDGKVSAVQLEDISPEENVLRSKGGKLAAQVAAAYESLSFSEACEAVLSLVRVSNKFVDEQAPWTLHKQGKRAEVEQVLYSVLETVRQAAYLLSPVIPNLSNAIYQQLGFTVDFNHPEVGAQLPFEVHAEWGTLPAGQLLGEPQPIFQKLELPGAPQGEH encoded by the coding sequence ATGACTTTTAACACAAAGCTACAATCCACTTTTGCCATTACAACACCCCTTTATTACGTTAACGATGTTCCTCATATCGGCAGTGCCTACACCACAATTGCCGCAGATGTAACAGCCAGATTTCAGCGGCTTAGGGGCAGACCCGTTTTAATGATTACGGGAACGGATGAACATGGGCAAAAAATTCAGCGCACTGCAGAAGCAGCAGGACGGTTGCCCCAAGAACACTGCGATCTGATTGCTGGTAGTTTTGCTTCGCTTTGGGAAAAGCTCAATATTCGGGTCGATCGCTTTATCCGCACGACCTCCCCTAACCATGCAGCGATCGTCAAGGAGTTTTTTCAGCGTGTTTGGGAGCGAGGCGACATTTATTTAGGACAACAGCAGGGCTGGTACTGCGTTTCCTGTGAAGAATTCAAGGAAGAACGCGAACTGCTCGACAACCACCGTTGCCCAATTCATACCAACAAGGAAGCAGAGTGGCGAGACGAGCAAAACTATTTTTTCCGTCTTTCTGCTTACCAAGAAAAACTGGAGCAGCTTTACCAATCCCGACCTGACTTTATTCAGCCAGAGAGCCGTCGCAATGAAGTATTCAACTTTGTCAGCCGAGGGTTGCAAGACTTCTCTATTTCCAGAGTAAATTTTGATTGGGGATTTCCGATCCCTGCTGATCCCAACCATATTATCTATGTCTGGTTTGACGCACTCTTAGGCTATATCACTGCCTTGCTGGAACCAGGAGATGAACCGACGCTCGCGAATGCAGTTGCGAAATGGTGGCCCATCAACATCCATCTCATCGGGAAAGATATTCTCCGGTTTCATGCGGTTTATTGGCCCGCAATGCTTATGTCTGCTGAATTACCCGTTCCCGATCGCGTATTTGGACATGGATTTCTGACCAAAGACGGGCAAAAGATGGGCAAGAGCCTGGGCAATACGATCGATCCGGTAGCCTTGACCAGTCGCTATGGCTCCGATGCGGTGCGCTACTACTTCCTGAAGGAAATTGAGTTTGGGCGAGATGGTGACTTTAATGAAACTCGCTTCGTCAATATTCTCAATGCTGATTTAGCAAACGATCTGGGCAACCTGCTCAACCGGACGCTGAAGATGGCTTATAAATACTGCGATGGCAAAGTTTCAGCGGTTCAGCTAGAAGATATTTCACCCGAAGAGAATGTGCTTCGATCGAAGGGAGGAAAACTGGCAGCCCAAGTTGCAGCCGCATATGAATCACTGTCGTTTAGTGAAGCCTGTGAAGCAGTCTTAAGCTTAGTTCGGGTCAGCAATAAGTTTGTTGATGAGCAAGCCCCTTGGACGCTCCATAAACAGGGCAAACGGGCTGAAGTAGAGCAAGTGCTTTACAGCGTCCTGGAAACTGTTCGACAAGCAGCCTATCTTCTTTCACCCGTTATCCCTAACTTGAGCAATGCCATTTATCAGCAGTTAGGCTTTACCGTTGACTTTAATCATCCTGAAGTTGGTGCACAGTTGCCCTTTGAGGTTCATGCCGAATGGGGAACCCTACCAGCAGGGCAGTTGCTTGGCGAACCCCAGCCCATTTTTCAAAAATTGGAACTTCCTGGCGCACCTCAGGGAGAACATTAA
- a CDS encoding dipeptide epimerase, which translates to MQIQIETFTVHKRVPLTISRGTTAQTTNVWVKVREDDVEGWGEASPFSVGAVPQTTAAIVAQFQALIPQLELFTPFDRQPIEQLLSQMDLPSAVQTALDLALHDWLGKRIGLPLWQLWGLDRRRIVPTSVTIGISSPEAAKQRMLQWLEVIPAKAVKVKLGSPAGIVADQAMLQAVQSVAPRDAKFSIDANGGWSLKDAIEMSYWLADQGVTYIEQPLAAGQEADLPQLYRASPLPVFVDESCFTSRDILPLADRVHGINIKLMKSGGLSEAMRMVHTAKACGLQVMFGCYSDSALANTAAAHLSPLADHLDLDSHLNLKDDPFTGALIQEGCLIPGDRAGLGVVCQ; encoded by the coding sequence ATGCAGATCCAGATCGAAACCTTTACCGTCCATAAACGGGTTCCTCTGACCATCAGCCGAGGGACAACTGCACAAACCACCAATGTTTGGGTCAAAGTTCGAGAAGACGATGTGGAAGGGTGGGGCGAAGCTTCTCCGTTTTCAGTGGGTGCTGTTCCCCAAACGACGGCAGCGATCGTTGCTCAGTTCCAAGCTCTAATTCCGCAGCTAGAGCTATTTACTCCGTTCGATCGCCAGCCGATTGAACAACTGTTGAGCCAGATGGATCTACCTTCTGCGGTGCAAACTGCCCTCGACTTAGCCCTGCATGATTGGCTTGGCAAACGCATCGGCTTACCCCTCTGGCAACTCTGGGGACTCGATCGCCGCCGAATTGTGCCGACTTCTGTAACGATCGGCATTAGTTCGCCGGAAGCAGCAAAACAGCGAATGCTCCAGTGGCTAGAAGTGATACCTGCGAAAGCAGTCAAGGTGAAACTCGGGAGTCCGGCAGGCATCGTTGCAGATCAAGCGATGTTGCAGGCAGTGCAGTCTGTCGCGCCACGTGATGCCAAGTTCAGCATTGATGCCAATGGGGGATGGAGCTTGAAAGATGCGATCGAGATGAGCTACTGGCTTGCCGATCAAGGTGTCACTTACATTGAGCAACCCCTCGCCGCCGGACAAGAAGCCGACTTACCCCAACTCTATAGAGCCTCCCCGCTGCCCGTTTTTGTAGACGAAAGTTGCTTTACCAGTCGTGATATTTTGCCCCTTGCCGATCGCGTGCATGGTATCAACATCAAGCTCATGAAGTCAGGCGGGTTGAGCGAAGCAATGCGAATGGTTCACACCGCAAAAGCCTGTGGTTTACAGGTTATGTTTGGCTGCTACTCTGACAGCGCCCTTGCCAATACTGCCGCTGCTCACCTGTCTCCCCTGGCAGACCACCTTGATCTCGATAGCCACTTAAACCTGAAAGATGACCCCTTTACAGGCGCATTGATTCAGGAAGGCTGCTTGATTCCAGGCGATCGAGCCGGGTTAGGTGTGGTTTGCCAGTGA
- a CDS encoding D-alanyl-D-alanine carboxypeptidase, protein MLDLFNGLLSLFLSHESPKAEMLRSVNWSSWLHTVWVQSMVIQQPDPQAEAAVRQHLQGMTALNAPLNSQGIWIQSGDQVLAEHDGIQPLPAASLTKIATTLAALTTWGPSHRFETLLSGTGQVENGVLKGDLVVQGSGDPFFVWEEAIVLGNALNQKGIRQVNGNLIVAGSFAMNFETDPVLAGNFLKQAFDASLWSADIATQYQGLPTGTARPQVKITGSVQFQPVDVLKNRSKLLIRHQSLPMVDILKAMNIYSNNIMAEMLANLMGGGAGVMQRVRQTTQIPAGEIQLRNGSGLGIENRLSPRAITAMLIATQRYLQPRNLTIADIYPVMGRDGGTLKGRVLPPGSTVKTGTLNEVSALAGAMPTRDRGLIWFAVINLGAGDLEDFHQQQDRLLQNLKQDWGTPSPLPPSIQPSRSTNLGRLGAAERNELM, encoded by the coding sequence TTGCTAGATCTGTTTAATGGGCTGCTCTCGCTATTTCTGAGTCATGAGTCCCCCAAAGCAGAAATGCTGCGATCGGTGAACTGGTCATCCTGGCTGCATACCGTTTGGGTACAGTCAATGGTCATCCAACAGCCTGATCCCCAAGCTGAGGCAGCAGTGCGCCAACATCTTCAGGGCATGACTGCACTAAATGCGCCGCTTAATAGCCAGGGCATCTGGATTCAATCGGGTGATCAAGTGCTGGCAGAACATGATGGCATTCAACCGCTTCCGGCAGCCTCTCTCACCAAAATTGCTACGACCCTCGCCGCTCTGACAACCTGGGGACCAAGCCATCGCTTTGAAACTCTTTTGAGTGGAACCGGGCAAGTTGAGAATGGGGTGCTGAAGGGCGATCTGGTGGTGCAGGGAAGCGGCGATCCTTTTTTCGTTTGGGAAGAGGCGATCGTCTTAGGCAATGCACTCAACCAGAAGGGCATTCGGCAGGTCAATGGCAATTTAATCGTTGCTGGCAGCTTTGCCATGAATTTTGAAACTGACCCAGTGCTGGCAGGCAATTTCTTAAAGCAAGCGTTTGATGCCAGTCTTTGGTCAGCCGATATCGCTACCCAATATCAAGGTTTGCCCACTGGTACAGCACGTCCTCAAGTCAAAATTACCGGGTCTGTTCAGTTTCAACCTGTGGATGTGCTCAAGAATCGATCGAAGCTGCTGATTCGCCATCAATCCTTGCCGATGGTAGACATTCTCAAGGCAATGAACATCTACAGCAACAACATCATGGCTGAGATGCTGGCAAACTTAATGGGCGGTGGAGCAGGGGTCATGCAACGAGTCCGCCAGACCACTCAAATTCCCGCTGGCGAAATTCAACTCCGGAATGGTTCAGGCTTGGGGATTGAAAACCGTCTCTCTCCCAGAGCCATTACTGCAATGTTGATTGCAACGCAGCGCTACCTGCAACCCCGCAATCTCACAATTGCTGATATCTACCCCGTGATGGGACGAGATGGCGGCACACTCAAAGGCCGAGTTTTACCCCCCGGATCAACCGTCAAAACAGGGACATTGAATGAAGTCAGTGCTTTAGCTGGAGCGATGCCCACGCGCGATCGAGGCTTAATCTGGTTTGCCGTAATTAACCTGGGCGCTGGTGACCTGGAAGACTTTCATCAACAGCAAGATCGCCTTCTGCAAAACTTGAAACAGGACTGGGGCACTCCCTCGCCTCTGCCGCCCTCAATCCAACCCAGTCGCTCCACTAATCTAGGACGCCTCGGAGCTGCTGAGCGGAATGAGTTGATGTAG
- a CDS encoding glycosyltransferase family 2 protein — MKLSVVIPCFNELGTIGQVVQAVKESPVRNIEIIVVDDCSTDGTRDVLRSSIEPLVDQVIYHPRNRGKGAALRTGFTAATGDIVIVQDADLEYDPQEYPYLIAPIMDNKADVVFGSRFAGGRPHRVVYFWHMIGNKFLTTLSNMFTNINLTDMETCYKAFRREIIQSIRIEENRFGFEPEITAKVSKLDCRIYEVGISYYGRTYKEGKKIGWKDGFRAIYCIFKYNLFR, encoded by the coding sequence ATGAAGTTATCTGTTGTAATTCCCTGTTTCAACGAACTTGGCACGATCGGTCAAGTGGTGCAAGCCGTCAAAGAATCGCCCGTGCGAAACATTGAGATTATTGTTGTTGATGATTGTTCAACCGATGGAACGAGGGATGTTTTGCGATCGAGTATCGAGCCGCTCGTCGATCAGGTAATTTATCATCCTAGAAACCGTGGTAAAGGGGCAGCCCTACGCACTGGCTTTACAGCAGCAACAGGGGATATTGTCATCGTTCAAGACGCAGACCTGGAATATGACCCCCAAGAATACCCCTACCTCATTGCTCCCATCATGGATAACAAAGCAGATGTTGTCTTTGGGTCGCGCTTTGCCGGGGGTCGTCCACACCGGGTTGTTTACTTCTGGCACATGATTGGAAACAAGTTTTTGACAACGCTTTCCAATATGTTTACCAACATTAACCTGACGGATATGGAAACCTGTTATAAAGCATTCCGTCGAGAAATTATTCAATCAATTCGGATTGAGGAAAATCGCTTTGGATTTGAGCCAGAGATTACGGCAAAAGTTTCAAAGCTTGATTGTCGGATTTATGAAGTTGGCATTTCTTACTACGGTCGAACTTACAAGGAAGGCAAGAAAATTGGTTGGAAAGACGGATTTAGAGCCATCTATTGCATCTTTAAATACAACCTCTTTCGCTAG
- a CDS encoding alpha/beta fold hydrolase produces the protein MIQSRHHAYFRTPTRLNPDAPLFVFLPGMDGTGQLFRAQVAGMEKAFDIRCLSIPSDDLTGWNQLVEQVITLVRAEIDRKPNQPVYMCGESFGGCLAIKAALRAPDLFHRLILVNPASSFNRRPWVFWGSHFSRLLPETMYQLSSVSFLPILASLNRIKLEDRQALLEAVRFVTQRSSIWRQGLLRDFDVTDFQLRSLTLPTLVVASGSDRLLPSIPEARRLVNLLPNAEMIVLPHSGHACLLESDINLYNLLKSSRLVQPPQPTMQVS, from the coding sequence ATGATTCAATCTCGCCACCACGCCTACTTCCGGACGCCGACCCGCCTCAATCCTGATGCACCCTTGTTCGTCTTTTTGCCTGGCATGGACGGAACCGGACAACTCTTTCGTGCTCAGGTTGCTGGCATGGAGAAGGCATTTGATATTCGCTGTTTGTCAATTCCCTCGGATGATCTGACTGGTTGGAATCAGTTAGTTGAACAGGTGATCACGCTAGTTCGGGCAGAGATCGATCGCAAACCCAACCAGCCAGTCTACATGTGTGGCGAGTCTTTTGGCGGCTGCCTGGCAATTAAGGCGGCGCTACGGGCACCCGATTTGTTTCATCGATTAATTCTGGTCAATCCTGCCTCTTCGTTCAACCGTCGCCCCTGGGTCTTTTGGGGATCTCATTTCAGTCGGTTGCTGCCTGAGACAATGTATCAGCTTTCGTCCGTTAGCTTTTTGCCGATTCTGGCTTCATTAAACCGGATTAAGCTGGAAGATCGGCAGGCATTGTTAGAAGCAGTGCGTTTTGTCACACAGCGATCGTCCATCTGGCGGCAAGGTCTTTTGCGTGATTTTGATGTGACTGATTTTCAGCTACGCAGCCTTACCCTCCCCACACTTGTCGTAGCAAGTGGCAGCGATCGGCTGTTGCCTTCCATTCCAGAAGCCCGTCGTTTGGTCAATCTGCTGCCCAATGCTGAGATGATTGTGTTGCCCCACAGTGGTCATGCTTGCTTGCTGGAGTCTGATATAAACCTCTATAACTTGCTCAAGTCATCTCGGCTGGTTCAGCCACCGCAGCCTACGATGCAGGTTTCTTAA
- a CDS encoding DegT/DnrJ/EryC1/StrS family aminotransferase, whose amino-acid sequence MNSIPPLDLTQQYKLIGEEVSTAVLEVLASGRYIGGSPVEQFEQQFAQYVGTDSCIACNSGTDALYLALRALGIGAGDEVITTPFTFVATTETVSAVGATPVFVDIDPDTFNLDLDRVAAAITDRTKAIIPVHLFGQPVDMTRLMSIAQDYNLWVIEDCAQATGATWAGAKVGSIGHIGCFSFFPTKNLGACGDGGAVTTKDEAIAARVRMIREHGQRDRYLYEEIGINSRLDAVQAAILLIKLRYLDTWNTQRQAVAEYYDQLLQPLPGIQRPQSIAGGESVWNQYTIRVLSDDRPKDYRDEIRQQLQQQGVSSMVYYPLPLHLQPVYRGLGYHMGALPVAEQMAQEVLSLPMFPELTSTQQEQVVYALKDSLKQ is encoded by the coding sequence GTGAATTCCATCCCACCTCTTGATTTAACTCAGCAATATAAACTCATCGGTGAAGAAGTTAGCACAGCCGTTCTAGAAGTCCTGGCTTCAGGGCGCTACATTGGTGGCTCTCCTGTCGAGCAGTTTGAACAGCAGTTTGCTCAATATGTCGGCACAGATAGCTGTATTGCCTGCAACTCTGGTACAGACGCTCTTTATCTGGCGCTGCGTGCTTTAGGAATTGGGGCAGGAGATGAGGTCATCACAACCCCCTTTACCTTTGTTGCTACTACTGAAACTGTCAGCGCAGTTGGGGCAACGCCTGTCTTTGTTGATATTGACCCAGACACATTCAATCTTGATCTTGATCGAGTTGCGGCTGCAATTACCGATCGCACCAAAGCTATTATTCCAGTGCACCTGTTTGGGCAGCCTGTGGATATGACTCGGCTGATGTCGATCGCTCAAGACTACAATCTCTGGGTGATTGAGGACTGTGCTCAAGCCACTGGGGCAACCTGGGCAGGCGCAAAAGTTGGCAGCATCGGGCATATTGGCTGCTTTAGCTTCTTCCCAACAAAAAATTTGGGAGCCTGTGGGGATGGCGGAGCCGTGACAACCAAGGATGAAGCGATCGCGGCAAGGGTGCGGATGATTCGAGAGCATGGGCAACGCGATCGCTATCTCTATGAGGAAATTGGCATCAACAGCCGTCTGGATGCAGTTCAAGCTGCCATTCTGTTAATTAAGCTGCGCTACCTTGATACCTGGAATACTCAACGTCAAGCAGTAGCAGAATATTATGATCAACTGCTTCAGCCCTTACCTGGAATTCAGCGACCCCAATCGATCGCAGGCGGAGAAAGTGTCTGGAACCAATACACAATTCGGGTTCTGTCAGACGATCGCCCCAAAGACTACCGCGACGAAATCCGGCAACAGCTTCAGCAACAAGGGGTAAGTTCCATGGTGTACTATCCGCTACCGCTCCATCTTCAGCCAGTTTATCGAGGGTTGGGTTATCACATGGGTGCTTTACCTGTTGCAGAACAAATGGCTCAAGAAGTACTCTCGCTGCCCATGTTCCCTGAGTTGACGTCAACCCAGCAAGAGCAGGTGGTTTATGCGCTCAAAGACAGCCTCAAACAATAA
- a CDS encoding NYN domain-containing protein, which yields MFNHHVENNPIFTPEQVLENRGRVAIFIDGSNLFYAALQLGIEIDYTKLLCRLTAGSRLLRSFFYTGVDRTNEKQQGFLLWMRRNGYRVISKDLVQLPDGSKKANLDVEIAVDMMALVGSYDTAVLVSGDGDLAYAVDAVSYRGVRVEVVSLRSMTSDSLINVSDRYIDLDSIKEDIQKTPRQGYTYRPLTGIGLVEEPMDDKSQFEP from the coding sequence ATGTTCAATCATCATGTGGAAAACAATCCTATATTCACGCCAGAGCAGGTGCTCGAAAATCGGGGACGGGTTGCCATTTTTATCGATGGCTCTAACTTGTTCTATGCTGCCTTGCAGTTGGGAATTGAGATTGACTACACCAAACTGCTCTGTCGGTTGACAGCGGGTTCGCGGCTTTTGCGCTCCTTTTTCTATACAGGGGTCGATCGCACGAATGAAAAGCAGCAGGGCTTTCTCCTTTGGATGCGGCGCAATGGCTATCGCGTCATTTCTAAAGACCTAGTACAGCTTCCTGACGGCTCCAAGAAAGCTAATTTGGACGTTGAGATTGCAGTTGATATGATGGCGCTGGTTGGCTCCTACGATACTGCGGTGCTGGTGAGCGGAGATGGTGATCTGGCTTATGCTGTGGACGCCGTGAGCTACCGAGGGGTGCGCGTGGAGGTCGTTAGTCTACGCTCTATGACGAGTGATAGCTTGATTAACGTCTCCGATCGCTATATTGACCTCGATTCTATTAAGGAAGATATTCAGAAAACGCCGCGTCAGGGATATACCTACCGCCCGCTGACTGGCATTGGTTTGGTGGAAGAGCCAATGGACGATAAATCTCAGTTCGAGCCATAA
- a CDS encoding DUF1611 domain-containing protein: MLKPTDRLAILLHEGTQSSKGKTGISLLRYSENPIVAVVDYACPGQSLSALTGIAKDIPIVASVIDSLAYQPTVLAIGIAPSGGALPDAWRQEIKQAVEAGLSIVNGLHTPMSTDPALRELLQPQQWIWDVRQEPAGLTVGTGQARLLPSLRVLTVGTDMSVGKMSTSLELYKASSKRGLRSEFLATGQTGLMLGHDGVPLDAVRIDFASGAVEQIVMHHGYDKDILHIEGQGSLMNPASTATLPLIRGSQPTHLILVHRARQTHIHNFPHVPIPPLSKVVQVYETVATAGGSFAPAPIAGIALNTFHLTETEAQQAIEQAQLETGLPCTDPIRFGAEPLLAAILSER, translated from the coding sequence ATGCTCAAGCCCACCGATCGCCTCGCCATTCTGCTGCATGAGGGAACTCAAAGCTCGAAAGGCAAAACCGGAATTTCTTTGCTGCGCTATAGCGAAAACCCGATTGTGGCAGTTGTGGATTATGCCTGCCCAGGACAGTCTTTGTCGGCGCTGACTGGGATTGCCAAAGATATCCCGATCGTTGCTTCAGTCATAGACTCACTCGCTTATCAGCCCACTGTCTTAGCGATCGGCATTGCTCCGTCTGGTGGTGCGTTGCCCGATGCCTGGAGACAGGAAATCAAGCAAGCAGTTGAGGCAGGTCTGTCGATCGTTAACGGGCTGCATACTCCTATGTCAACTGATCCAGCCCTGCGCGAGCTGTTGCAGCCACAGCAGTGGATCTGGGATGTGCGGCAAGAACCTGCTGGGTTGACGGTTGGTACTGGACAGGCAAGACTTCTCCCCAGCCTCAGAGTTCTAACTGTGGGCACAGACATGAGCGTTGGCAAAATGTCTACCAGCCTTGAACTCTACAAAGCCTCCAGCAAACGAGGGTTGCGCTCTGAGTTTTTGGCAACGGGACAAACAGGGCTGATGCTCGGACATGATGGCGTTCCCTTGGATGCAGTCCGGATTGATTTTGCTTCTGGTGCAGTCGAACAGATTGTCATGCACCACGGATATGACAAAGACATTCTTCATATTGAAGGACAAGGCTCACTGATGAATCCTGCCTCTACGGCTACCCTGCCCCTAATCCGTGGCTCCCAACCAACTCATCTCATCCTGGTACATCGAGCCAGACAAACCCACATCCACAACTTTCCCCATGTCCCAATTCCGCCACTCTCCAAAGTGGTGCAAGTTTACGAAACGGTTGCGACTGCGGGTGGTTCATTTGCTCCTGCCCCGATCGCTGGAATTGCGCTCAACACGTTCCATCTCACCGAAACAGAAGCTCAACAGGCGATCGAACAAGCCCAACTCGAAACGGGACTTCCCTGCACCGATCCAATTCGCTTTGGTGCAGAACCGCTGCTTGCGGCAATTTTGTCTGAGCGGTGA
- a CDS encoding lysophospholipid acyltransferase family protein, with protein sequence MVFGSPLLVSQQLLTALGTRTFFHHQDRVPSEGAVLVVSNHRSFLDAPLLMAAMNRSIRFACHHYMGEVPVLREVVTRLGCFPLDTPDQRQQSFFHQAIKLLQSQQVVGIFPEGTQPMVQLTDPRAIGDFQRGFAHLALRAPIQNLAVLPIAIASQSESNNFTVPLKVLSWFDPSEPLFNQPGWHPMVLYQRVDVLVGRPIWITNAQRQSYQGKQARSVVADLTAHCQTEINHLLHHVA encoded by the coding sequence ATGGTGTTTGGCAGTCCTCTGCTTGTTTCACAACAGTTGCTCACCGCCTTGGGCACAAGAACCTTCTTTCACCATCAAGACCGAGTTCCTTCAGAGGGTGCAGTTTTGGTCGTGAGCAATCATCGTAGTTTTTTGGATGCTCCTCTGCTGATGGCAGCGATGAACCGATCGATTCGGTTTGCTTGTCACCATTACATGGGAGAAGTTCCAGTCCTGCGTGAAGTGGTTACTCGGCTCGGCTGCTTTCCACTGGATACACCCGATCAGCGACAGCAAAGCTTTTTTCACCAAGCCATTAAGCTGTTGCAATCTCAGCAGGTCGTTGGGATTTTTCCAGAAGGAACGCAGCCAATGGTGCAGTTAACTGATCCCCGAGCAATTGGGGACTTTCAAAGAGGCTTTGCCCATTTGGCTTTGCGTGCTCCCATTCAAAATCTCGCTGTTCTGCCCATTGCGATCGCCTCTCAATCTGAGTCCAACAACTTCACTGTGCCACTCAAGGTCCTCAGCTGGTTTGATCCCTCTGAGCCTCTGTTTAATCAACCGGGCTGGCATCCGATGGTGCTATATCAACGTGTTGATGTGCTGGTGGGTCGTCCAATTTGGATCACAAACGCTCAGCGGCAGAGCTATCAGGGCAAACAAGCGCGTTCAGTAGTCGCTGATTTGACTGCCCACTGCCAGACCGAAATTAATCATTTGCTTCATCACGTTGCATAG